The Immundisolibacter sp. genome contains the following window.
GTTTTGCGTGCCGTGGTGCTCGATCTTGAGCGCGCCCAGCAGCGCGGCGATGCGCCCGGTGGTTGGCCAGTCCAGTTCGTGCAGCAGGCCGTATAGCAGGCCGGCGCGGTAGGCATCCCCGCAGCCGGTGGGATCGTTCACCGCAGCCGGCGTCACGGCCGGAATGTCGATGCGGTGGCCGCCGGTATAGATGCTGGAGCCCTTGCCGCCGCGGGTGACGATCAGCGCCTCGACGCGCTTGGCGATGTCGCCGGCCGACAACTCGGTACGTGTCTGCAGCAGTTCGATTTCGTAATCGTTGACGGTGATCCAGGTCGCCTGGTCGATGAAGCCGAGCAGGTCGGCCTTGTCGAACAGCGGCAGCCCCTGGCCGGGATCGAAGATGAACGGCACGCCGGCCTCGGCGAATTCCCGTGCGTGCAGCAGCATGCCCTCGCGGCCGTCCGGGGCGACGATGCCGATGTCCACGTCCTGCACGTCGGCCAGCGAGTTGCGATGCGACTCGTTCATGGCGCCGGGGTGAAAGGCGGTGATCTGGTTGTCGTCGAGGTCGGTGGTGATGAAGGCCTGGCCGGTGTAGCTGCCGGGCACCTGCGTCACGTGCCGGCGGTCGATGCCATTTTTGTCCAGCCAGTCGAAGTAGGGGCCGAAGTCCTCGCCGACGGTGGCCATCGGCAGCGGATCGCCACCCAGCAACTTCAGGTTGTAGGCGATGTTGCCGGCGCAGCCGCCGAACTC
Protein-coding sequences here:
- a CDS encoding carbohydrate kinase family protein, producing the protein MRALICGSMAYDTIMVFQDRFKNHILPDQVHILNVSFLVPQMRREFGGCAGNIAYNLKLLGGDPLPMATVGEDFGPYFDWLDKNGIDRRHVTQVPGSYTGQAFITTDLDDNQITAFHPGAMNESHRNSLADVQDVDIGIVAPDGREGMLLHAREFAEAGVPFIFDPGQGLPLFDKADLLGFIDQATWITVNDYEIELLQTRTELSAGDIAKRVEALIVTRGGKGSSIYTGGHRIDIPAVTPAAVNDPTGCGDAYRAGLLYGLLHELDWPTTGRIAALLGALKIEHHGTQNHHFTREDFERRFMAEFGHGF